ACCATGCATTACAAAAAAAAGGCGGTTATTCATCCAGAAAATACTGGCTAAAAACCGCCTCTTTTATTAATAAATACTGGCCTTCAATACCAGCTCACATGTTTTAACGAATTAATACTCTTAGGCTCGAATTTCTTTTTTCTTCATTTGCATCTAAATCCGGTAATCCAGTTATAATAATTCCATCATCAATCACTCGGAATGCAACACGGCGATGTAATGCAGTTGGGAACGCTTTGTAATTCGGATTCATAGACAAACTTGTATATTCTCCATAACCAGTTGTGGGGAGACGATCAATTGTTATTTTAAATTTTTTTGCTAAATAGTTTTTAACCACTTCTGCTCGTTTGATACTAAGCTTTTCATTGTATTCTTCAGTACCAACACTATCTGTAAATCCTATGATTTCTAATTGAATTTCCGGATTCTGCTCTAATATTTCACCAATTTGATCGAGTTGTTCAATATAACCAGCCACAACTTCCGAACTATTAAAATCAAAATAAATACCGAATATCGGCTGCTTTACCAAACCGACTAACAGATTTTTTTGGGTAAATCTATCGGAAATGATACTTACTTTCGCCATTGAACTCTGCCGGTTGTCAACAGGGATAATGGTTCTGCCCATAAAATCAACAATCGCATCAGAATCTGAATTCTCTTCAACATCAATACCATCCGGAACTCCATCGTTGTCCGAATCTTTAGCCAATCCAAAGGCATCTACTTCAGCACCTCGGAAAGACAAAATCTCTTGATCGATAGCATCCGGCACACCGTCTCTGTCTGAATCTAGTGGCACTCCAGTTCCATCAACAGCCCATCCCCTGGGTGTATCCAGATCCAAATCTCTTCGATCATCTATTCCATCATTGTCATAATCCGGACGGAATGTATCAAGTGAGAAATTCAAACCGACTAGTAATTGCCAGTTTTCCTTGTAGTTGGCTGTAAGTGTTTTTTTCAGATTGTCTAACGAACGCATGAAACCAACTTCCAACCCTAATTTCGGTGTGAGAGAATATTGCGCACCGAGAGAAACATTCAGGTAGTCCTTGAATAAATCAAAATTAGCATCCAGGGAAGTCCGGGTATAAACATCTGCCAATAAAAACATCCGGCTATTATACCGATATTTTAAAGAAAAAGAAGCCAACAATTGATTACGCAAATCCCATATGCCTTGTAGATCTTCATTAGCATAGCCGATATTAAACTGTCCTTCCAGATTATACGTAATTGGCTTAGAAACCAGGTACAGGGCTTCCAAGGTATATGCTTTGCCATCAAAAGGATAACCCGGCGCATCGACAAACAAAGCTCCTCCGGGAGTTTCCAGACTCATTTTAACTGCATGTGAAATGGAAAAACTTTTGAAATCAGGCAACGAATATTTTAATCCAATTTTACCAATGCCCAACCCGGTCTGATATTTATTAGAAGAAAACTCTGAAACATAATGTGCAAAGGTTGTAACCAATCCCTGTAACTCCAATTTACTTGTTAAGCCAAATGCTCCTGAGGCTGCAACTTTCATAAGCATTACATTGGAGTTATACTTATTGACCATTTCGGAATGATAATAACTGGTTAGTTTTAATCCTAATTTGCCCTTTTCCGAAACCCTGGGTGACTGCGTAAAATAAACACCATCGCCTCCTTCAATAGCTTTTGGCGCCATTTGGGCTATTGCTTGCGACGATATTAAAGATAGAAACAAAACTGGAATGATCCGGTTAAAATATTTCTTGTTAGCTTTTTTCATATTACACCTCCTTATGTATTAATAATTTTATTAATTCCTTTTGTCCATTGCAATTTCCTAATGCCATATTCGTACCAAATCTATCTTAGGGCGATTTAAGCACAAATTGCAAAAATATTAAAACGGTTAAGTGAGTCATACACGAGACAGTTCTCAGAACCGATACAGAATTCGGGAAATCTATGGAAGTTTATGTTTCCAATTTTTATATTGAGACGCTTTTTAATATTTACGAAAAAGGAAATATGGATAAAAAAGAATTCAAGCAAATCCATTTCATCGGAATTTGTGGCTCAGCTATGGCCAATATGGCAGTTATGATGAGTAAAATGGGCTACAAGGTAACAGGGTCAGATGAAAGTATTTATCCGCCAATGAGTACTTTCCTTGAAAAGAATAGCATACCAGTGGATAGCTTCCGGAAAGAAAATATAAAAAATAACCCGGATTTGGTTATCATCGGAAATGCTGTTTCACGAGGTAACCCGGAGGCAGAATATGTGCTTGAAAATAAATTACGGTTTATCTCTCTTCCGGAAGCGCTTAAAACTTTTTTTCTTTATGATAAGAAAAACATCGTGGTTACCGGAACACATGGTAAGACTACTTCAACATCAATTCTTGCCTGGGTTTTAGAGTGTGCAAATCGAGACCCAAGTTTCTTCATAGGGGGAATTCCAATCAATTTTGGTTATGGTTTTAAAACCGGAAAAGGAGACGAATTTATTTTAGAAGGAGACGAATACGATTCTGCCTTTTTTGACAAGCGTTCAAAATTTGTCCATTATCTTCCGGAAATCGTTGTCATTAATAATATTGAATTTGACCACTGTGATATATTTCGCAGCCTTGATGATATTTTAATCAGTTTTCGTGATTTAATTAACCTGATTCCAAAAAATGGGCTTATGGTAGTCAATGGTGATGATGCAAATGTACGAACATTGATTGATAAAAGTTACGCACCAGTTGAAACCTTTGGATTTCGAAGTGACGTTAAATGGCAAATTAAAAATTTACAAAACTTACCCAAGGGGGTTCAATTTGAACTATACAACAAAGGTAGTTTTTCCGGTGAATATTTTGTTCCACTTTCGGGGAATCATAATACGATGAATGCAGCAGGGAGCGTCGTTGTTTTAAACTACCTGGGACTATCGAAACACGAAATCCAAAATGGATTTAATACTTTTAAAAG
The candidate division KSB1 bacterium genome window above contains:
- a CDS encoding OmpA family protein, giving the protein MKKANKKYFNRIIPVLFLSLISSQAIAQMAPKAIEGGDGVYFTQSPRVSEKGKLGLKLTSYYHSEMVNKYNSNVMLMKVAASGAFGLTSKLELQGLVTTFAHYVSEFSSNKYQTGLGIGKIGLKYSLPDFKSFSISHAVKMSLETPGGALFVDAPGYPFDGKAYTLEALYLVSKPITYNLEGQFNIGYANEDLQGIWDLRNQLLASFSLKYRYNSRMFLLADVYTRTSLDANFDLFKDYLNVSLGAQYSLTPKLGLEVGFMRSLDNLKKTLTANYKENWQLLVGLNFSLDTFRPDYDNDGIDDRRDLDLDTPRGWAVDGTGVPLDSDRDGVPDAIDQEILSFRGAEVDAFGLAKDSDNDGVPDGIDVEENSDSDAIVDFMGRTIIPVDNRQSSMAKVSIISDRFTQKNLLVGLVKQPIFGIYFDFNSSEVVAGYIEQLDQIGEILEQNPEIQLEIIGFTDSVGTEEYNEKLSIKRAEVVKNYLAKKFKITIDRLPTTGYGEYTSLSMNPNYKAFPTALHRRVAFRVIDDGIIITGLPDLDANEEKRNSSLRVLIR
- the mpl gene encoding UDP-N-acetylmuramate:L-alanyl-gamma-D-glutamyl-meso-diaminopimelate ligase, whose protein sequence is MDKKEFKQIHFIGICGSAMANMAVMMSKMGYKVTGSDESIYPPMSTFLEKNSIPVDSFRKENIKNNPDLVIIGNAVSRGNPEAEYVLENKLRFISLPEALKTFFLYDKKNIVVTGTHGKTTSTSILAWVLECANRDPSFFIGGIPINFGYGFKTGKGDEFILEGDEYDSAFFDKRSKFVHYLPEIVVINNIEFDHCDIFRSLDDILISFRDLINLIPKNGLMVVNGDDANVRTLIDKSYAPVETFGFRSDVKWQIKNLQNLPKGVQFELYNKGSFSGEYFVPLSGNHNTMNAAGSVVVLNYLGLSKHEIQNGFNTFKSIRRRLEVRGVINSITVYDDFAHHPTEIRETLEGLHNQYPDCRLWAIFEPRTNTARRNIFQKELPRAFDPAHGIAIGKVNRAHLLTAEEILDREQIRADLTLKNKEAFYHDDVNEIINWLLPKLQPKDHVVIMSNGSFDGIHDKLLTRLEKFSPTR